The Deltaproteobacteria bacterium genome window below encodes:
- the fliN gene encoding flagellar motor switch protein FliN: MSHPIDDLSLVLDVPVQVTVELGRKTLPIGELLQLGAGAVVELGKAAGESLDLLVNGKLVARGEAVVIGEKYGIRITEVVSGQETMTAANDGAPRKGQVQSDAA; encoded by the coding sequence ATGAGCCATCCGATCGACGATCTCTCCTTGGTGCTCGACGTGCCCGTACAGGTCACCGTCGAGCTCGGTCGCAAGACCCTGCCCATCGGCGAGCTGCTGCAGCTCGGCGCCGGCGCGGTGGTCGAGCTCGGCAAGGCCGCGGGCGAGAGCCTCGACCTGCTGGTCAACGGCAAGCTGGTCGCCCGCGGTGAGGCGGTCGTGATCGGCGAGAAGTACGGCATCCGCATCACCGAGGTGGTGAGCGGGCAAGAGACGATGACGGCCGCCAACGACGGCGCGCCGCGGAAAGGTCAGGTCCAAAGTGACGCGGCATAG
- a CDS encoding FliM/FliN family flagellar motor switch protein yields MTRLEPVLSREEIESLLAGAPARGKSRVDAVGIDLLADDRHLRSMLPTLSVGFARLAESLRRICTSVLRTEVEVRDEPAEILGGRGMVAVAERAACIIALRVTTADGGSGFAVLALDPIFTFSVIERMFGGGGGPPKTPSGRSPTALERRMLTRALAPLFDALDATLEPQGHFRFAVHSVESRLDLVPGYTPDTTALHVPFTLALGERFASFSLSLPASVLEPLRGRLAASGLEGQPGALMPRLVSEVNVSLSVVLGRTQMPLRALLRLQVGTVLALDQGRSEELTVEVEGVRKFLGTPISQDGMVAVELTRRTP; encoded by the coding sequence ATGACGCGCCTCGAACCCGTCCTCAGTCGCGAAGAAATCGAGAGCCTGTTGGCCGGCGCGCCGGCCCGCGGCAAGTCCCGCGTCGACGCGGTCGGCATCGATCTGCTGGCCGACGATCGCCACCTGCGCAGCATGCTGCCGACACTCTCGGTCGGCTTCGCGCGGCTGGCCGAGAGCCTGCGCCGCATCTGCACCTCGGTGCTGCGCACGGAGGTCGAGGTCCGCGACGAGCCCGCCGAGATCCTCGGCGGGCGCGGCATGGTCGCGGTCGCGGAGCGTGCCGCCTGCATCATCGCGCTGCGCGTGACCACGGCGGACGGCGGGTCGGGCTTCGCCGTGCTCGCGCTCGACCCAATCTTCACCTTCAGCGTCATCGAGCGCATGTTCGGCGGCGGCGGCGGTCCACCCAAGACGCCCTCGGGCCGCAGCCCCACCGCGCTGGAGCGGCGCATGCTGACCCGCGCGCTGGCGCCGTTGTTCGACGCACTCGACGCCACGCTCGAGCCGCAGGGCCACTTCCGCTTCGCCGTCCACAGCGTGGAGAGTCGGCTCGATCTGGTGCCCGGCTACACCCCCGACACCACCGCGCTGCACGTGCCGTTCACGCTCGCGCTGGGCGAGCGCTTCGCGAGCTTCTCGCTGTCGCTACCGGCCAGCGTGCTCGAGCCGCTGCGCGGCCGGCTCGCGGCGAGCGGCCTCGAGGGCCAGCCCGGCGCGCTGATGCCGAGGCTGGTGTCCGAGGTGAATGTGTCGCTGTCGGTGGTGCTCGGTCGCACGCAGATGCCGCTGCGCGCGCTGCTGCGATTGCAGGTCGGCACGGTCCTCGCACTGGACCAGGGGCGCAGCGAAGAATTGACGGTCGAGGTCGAGGGCGTTCGCAAGTTCCTCGGCACACCGATCTCCCAGGACGGCATGGTCGCCGTCGAGCTGACCCGAAGGACCCCATGA
- a CDS encoding flagellar basal body-associated FliL family protein, with protein MSEAAAAAAEPKKGKKPMLLIIIALVVVAGGGGAAFFLMKGGGSAPAHGDGHGAAAGGEHGEKAEGGDHAAPAVGKGPIMELPPIIVNLNEPEGTRYLKANIAISLGDEKVQAEVERLKPVIKDQFIRELSELNFRQTMGAKNKIAVKRRLLKRFNELLGPDAGTEIFLTEFIVQ; from the coding sequence ATGTCCGAAGCCGCCGCCGCAGCTGCCGAGCCCAAGAAGGGCAAGAAGCCGATGCTGCTCATCATCATCGCGCTGGTCGTCGTCGCCGGAGGGGGCGGTGCCGCGTTCTTCCTGATGAAGGGCGGTGGTTCGGCGCCTGCGCACGGCGACGGCCACGGGGCCGCCGCCGGTGGCGAGCACGGCGAGAAGGCCGAGGGGGGCGACCACGCCGCGCCTGCGGTCGGCAAGGGCCCGATCATGGAGCTGCCGCCCATCATCGTGAATCTCAACGAGCCCGAGGGCACCCGCTACCTCAAGGCCAACATCGCGATCTCGCTCGGCGACGAGAAGGTCCAGGCCGAGGTCGAGCGGCTCAAGCCGGTGATCAAGGACCAGTTCATCCGCGAGCTCTCGGAGCTCAACTTCCGCCAGACCATGGGCGCGAAGAACAAGATCGCGGTCAAGCGCCGCCTGCTCAAGCGCTTCAACGAGCTGCTCGGCCCCGACGCCGGCACCGAGATCTTCCTCACCGAGTTCATCGTGCAGTGA
- the flgF gene encoding flagellar basal-body rod protein FlgF, translating to MSITSSMYNGAAGLGSHSEAMGVISDNIANVNTVGFRSSRANFADVLGGMLAGSRTGAGSMIGSVQTMFESGSLLGTGNATDLAIQGNGFFVVHGAVNGIESNYYTRAGQFQVDENGFLVNPDGLRVQGYGLTGSGSLGTTPGDLQIDTGTLPPVATTSVAVDANLDAAQAIDPTAFDINDPGATSDYSTSVTVYDSLGSPHQLTMFFKKLADAPTQQWEVHVAAAGADVQPPAASDYTEITSGTLDFDTAGALTASSLGAVNVPWSGAAAGAITLDLGTPTGSGGSGTDGITAYAGDSAASGLTQDGAGSGELADFEIQPDGTIEGRYSNGQTRALGQVATATFANVDGLQRQGNSLFTATARSNDPVVGVAGTDGHGSIVAGALEGSNVDLAQEFVTMIAVQRGFQGNSRTISTADEMLTDIVSLKR from the coding sequence ATGTCGATCACATCCTCGATGTACAACGGCGCGGCCGGACTCGGCAGCCACTCGGAGGCGATGGGCGTCATCAGCGACAACATCGCCAACGTCAACACCGTCGGCTTTCGCTCCTCGCGGGCGAACTTCGCCGACGTGCTCGGCGGCATGCTGGCCGGCTCGCGCACCGGCGCCGGCAGCATGATCGGGAGCGTGCAGACCATGTTCGAGTCGGGCTCGCTGCTCGGCACCGGCAACGCGACCGATCTCGCGATCCAAGGCAACGGCTTCTTCGTGGTGCACGGCGCCGTCAATGGCATCGAGAGCAACTACTACACCCGCGCCGGGCAGTTCCAGGTCGACGAGAACGGCTTCCTCGTCAACCCCGACGGCTTGCGCGTGCAGGGCTACGGCCTGACCGGCAGCGGCTCGCTCGGCACGACCCCCGGCGACCTCCAGATCGACACCGGCACGCTGCCGCCGGTCGCGACCACCAGCGTCGCGGTCGACGCCAACCTCGACGCCGCCCAGGCCATCGATCCCACGGCGTTCGACATCAACGACCCCGGCGCGACCAGTGACTACTCGACCTCGGTCACGGTCTACGACTCGCTGGGCTCACCCCACCAGCTCACGATGTTCTTCAAGAAGCTGGCCGACGCGCCCACGCAGCAGTGGGAGGTGCACGTCGCGGCGGCGGGCGCCGACGTGCAGCCACCGGCGGCGTCCGACTACACCGAGATCACCAGCGGCACGCTCGACTTCGACACCGCCGGTGCACTGACGGCCTCGTCGCTCGGCGCCGTCAACGTGCCGTGGTCGGGCGCGGCCGCCGGTGCCATCACGCTCGATCTCGGCACGCCGACCGGTAGCGGTGGCAGCGGCACCGACGGCATCACCGCCTACGCGGGCGACTCCGCGGCCAGCGGCCTCACGCAGGACGGTGCCGGCAGCGGCGAGCTCGCGGACTTCGAGATCCAGCCCGACGGCACCATCGAGGGCCGCTACAGCAACGGGCAGACCCGGGCGCTCGGCCAGGTCGCGACCGCGACCTTCGCCAATGTCGACGGCCTGCAGCGCCAGGGCAACAGCCTCTTCACGGCCACGGCGCGCTCGAACGATCCGGTGGTCGGCGTCGCCGGTACCGACGGCCACGGATCGATCGTCGCGGGCGCGCTCGAGGGCAGCAACGTCGACCTCGCGCAGGAGTTCGTCACGATGATCGCGGTACAGCGCGGCTTCCAGGGCAACTCGCGCACGATCTCGACCGCCGACGAGATGTTGACGGACATCGTCTCGCTCAAGCGGTAG
- a CDS encoding flagellar hook assembly protein FlgD — MDPISTPSAPTGLGTSGAASSGASLGSALGKEDFLKLLMAQLQHQDPMSPMEDHEFVAQLATFSGLEQQMLANDRLEQLQLAQLSAGNAQLTGFIGQHVVARGDTLTLDGGKPPPVAVQLDTAAAHVNVIVRDADGNVVAGFDAGARAPGSHDLSWPGVDKNGQPLPAGEYTVSVTALDAQGRPVNVSPLVSGTVSGVSFDKGYPEILVGDHRIAPADILSVDATDDARTDAP, encoded by the coding sequence ATGGACCCCATCAGCACGCCCTCCGCCCCCACCGGCCTCGGCACCAGCGGCGCCGCCAGCAGCGGTGCCAGCCTCGGCAGCGCGCTCGGCAAGGAGGACTTCCTCAAGCTGTTGATGGCGCAGCTGCAGCACCAAGATCCGATGAGCCCGATGGAGGACCACGAGTTCGTGGCCCAGCTCGCGACCTTCTCGGGGCTCGAGCAGCAGATGCTGGCCAACGACCGTCTGGAACAGCTCCAGCTCGCGCAGCTGTCGGCCGGCAACGCCCAGCTCACCGGCTTCATCGGTCAGCACGTGGTCGCGCGCGGCGACACCCTCACGCTCGACGGCGGCAAGCCGCCACCGGTCGCCGTGCAGCTCGACACCGCCGCCGCCCACGTGAACGTGATCGTGCGCGACGCCGACGGCAACGTCGTCGCGGGCTTCGACGCCGGCGCGCGGGCCCCCGGTAGCCACGACCTCAGCTGGCCCGGCGTCGACAAGAACGGCCAGCCGCTTCCGGCCGGTGAGTACACCGTGTCGGTGACGGCGCTCGACGCCCAGGGCCGACCCGTGAACGTCTCGCCGCTGGTCAGCGGCACCGTGTCGGGCGTCTCGTTCGACAAGGGCTACCCCGAGATCCTGGTGGGCGACCACCGCATCGCACCGGCCGACATCCTGTCGGTCGACGCAACCGACGACGCGCGCACGGATGCGCCGTAA
- a CDS encoding flagellar hook-length control protein FliK translates to MKTSLARNPPPPGPEALGAGAPTEPRAGVGTAFGRFDDHLARARRREPTPPRGDDRDDGRGAAVLRPHTVEDPPHGDRGRVAPDDAAADRDDDEPRRPGLRDDAERDDERDASSSTTAELRTPEAPAPVPATHDVTAATLDVTAATLDITAATLDVTAATLDAGSPDVLEGDRHASMGVGDSVATRAAIASAPPDAIHGPRPATATTMAPDDAATGAATPTADAATVTNPATSGWEPAAASREGDGAPASDVAASDAAPPSYAAAGDPPPAEPTAAPAPTAIAPPAAPGLPEPAATRPASATPSTDDTAVLTIERAEDLAEAVDRLRPLPKGGATISVQTPALGRVALHVALDDGALRIRVVADDPAALEWFRGEHDGLLAAARQAVPAAEHVELELRTRHDGAADAMPQRDTGQRDTNHHGRSDREVFATVHGTTAAPQRSKGAPLEPSASARRGGALVDVVA, encoded by the coding sequence ATGAAGACGTCGCTCGCACGCAATCCTCCGCCGCCGGGCCCCGAGGCCCTCGGCGCCGGTGCACCGACCGAGCCACGCGCGGGCGTCGGCACGGCCTTCGGACGCTTCGACGATCACCTCGCCCGCGCGCGTCGACGCGAGCCGACGCCGCCACGCGGCGACGACCGTGACGACGGGCGCGGCGCGGCCGTGCTCCGCCCGCACACCGTCGAGGATCCGCCGCACGGGGATCGCGGGCGGGTGGCGCCCGACGACGCGGCCGCAGACCGCGACGACGACGAACCACGCCGCCCGGGCCTGCGCGACGACGCCGAGCGCGACGACGAACGCGACGCGTCGTCGTCGACGACCGCCGAGCTGCGCACGCCCGAGGCCCCCGCGCCGGTGCCCGCGACGCACGACGTCACCGCCGCGACGCTCGACGTCACCGCCGCGACGCTCGACATCACCGCCGCGACGCTCGACGTCACCGCCGCGACGCTCGACGCCGGCTCGCCCGACGTGCTCGAGGGCGATCGCCACGCGAGCATGGGCGTCGGCGACAGCGTCGCCACCCGCGCTGCGATCGCGAGCGCACCCCCCGACGCGATCCACGGGCCGCGACCCGCCACCGCCACCACCATGGCACCCGACGACGCGGCCACCGGCGCCGCCACGCCCACCGCGGACGCGGCGACCGTGACGAACCCTGCCACATCCGGCTGGGAACCTGCCGCCGCGTCGCGCGAGGGCGACGGCGCACCGGCGTCGGACGTCGCTGCGTCCGACGCCGCGCCGCCGTCGTACGCCGCCGCGGGCGACCCCCCGCCGGCCGAACCGACCGCCGCGCCCGCGCCGACCGCCATCGCCCCGCCCGCGGCGCCCGGACTGCCGGAGCCGGCGGCGACGAGACCCGCGAGCGCCACGCCCTCCACCGACGACACCGCGGTGTTGACGATCGAACGCGCCGAAGATCTGGCGGAGGCCGTCGATCGCCTGCGGCCGCTACCCAAGGGCGGCGCAACCATCTCGGTGCAGACGCCCGCGCTCGGCCGCGTCGCGCTCCACGTCGCGCTCGACGACGGCGCCCTGCGGATCCGCGTGGTCGCCGACGATCCGGCCGCGCTCGAGTGGTTCCGCGGCGAGCACGACGGATTGCTGGCGGCCGCACGACAGGCGGTGCCCGCAGCCGAGCACGTCGAGCTCGAGCTGCGCACCCGCCACGACGGCGCCGCCGATGCGATGCCCCAGCGCGACACGGGGCAGCGCGACACGAACCACCACGGCCGATCCGATCGCGAGGTCTTCGCGACCGTGCACGGCACGACGGCCGCGCCGCAGCGCTCGAAGGGCGCGCCCCTCGAGCCCTCCGCCTCCGCTCGCCGCGGCGGTGCGCTGGTGGACGTGGTCGCATGA
- a CDS encoding FliI/YscN family ATPase, with the protein MTLPSLSASNPAGLREALRLSVQGRVTGVAGLVVEGSCAGAAVGELVEIRTAARAVAAEVIGLRDERVLMIPLGDVRGIGIGDALLRLRVPAQLECGDGLLGRVVDARGQPLDGEGPITGSHTPQPLYADPPPPLSRRLIDTACPVGIRAIDAALTLGRGQRVGIMAGAGVGKSRLLADLVTGTTADVAVVALIGERGREVGEFLERTLTKAARRKTVAVVATSDQSPLLRMRGAFAATAVAEHFSDRGADVLLVMDSLTRFAMAQREIGLSVGEPPATRGYTPSVFATLPRLLERAGRFARGSITGLYTVLVEGDDLSDPVGDAARSILDGHIVLSRALASRGHFPAIDVLASVSRVQDAVVPKPRAALAGLLRRVLADLAEADELMTLGAYVAGANPALDRALARKQALLGFLRQESGAPTPFDDTTTRLQQLLEGLT; encoded by the coding sequence ATGACGCTGCCGTCGCTGTCGGCCAGCAACCCCGCAGGCCTTCGCGAAGCGCTGCGCCTCTCGGTGCAGGGCCGCGTCACCGGCGTGGCGGGGCTCGTGGTGGAAGGCAGCTGCGCGGGCGCGGCGGTCGGCGAGCTGGTCGAGATCCGCACCGCCGCGCGGGCGGTCGCCGCGGAGGTCATCGGCCTCCGCGACGAGCGGGTGTTGATGATCCCGCTGGGCGACGTGCGCGGCATCGGCATCGGCGACGCGCTGCTGCGACTGCGCGTGCCCGCCCAGCTCGAGTGCGGTGACGGCCTGCTCGGTCGCGTGGTCGATGCCCGCGGCCAGCCGCTCGACGGCGAGGGCCCGATCACCGGCAGCCACACGCCGCAGCCGCTCTACGCCGACCCACCGCCGCCGCTGTCGCGCAGGCTGATCGACACCGCGTGTCCGGTCGGCATCCGGGCGATCGACGCTGCGCTGACGCTCGGTCGCGGCCAGCGCGTCGGCATCATGGCCGGCGCGGGCGTGGGCAAGAGCCGTTTGCTGGCCGATCTCGTCACCGGCACCACCGCCGACGTCGCCGTGGTCGCGCTCATCGGCGAGCGGGGTCGTGAGGTCGGTGAGTTCCTCGAGCGGACCCTGACCAAGGCCGCGCGACGCAAGACCGTGGCGGTGGTGGCGACCTCGGATCAGTCGCCGCTGCTGCGCATGCGCGGCGCGTTCGCGGCCACCGCGGTCGCCGAGCACTTCAGCGATCGCGGCGCGGATGTCCTGCTGGTGATGGACAGCCTCACGCGCTTCGCCATGGCCCAGCGCGAGATCGGATTGTCGGTCGGCGAGCCACCCGCGACCCGCGGCTACACCCCGTCGGTGTTCGCGACCCTGCCACGCCTGCTCGAGCGCGCCGGTCGCTTCGCACGGGGCTCGATCACGGGGCTCTACACCGTGCTGGTCGAGGGCGACGATCTGTCGGATCCGGTGGGCGACGCGGCGCGCTCGATCCTCGACGGCCACATCGTGTTGAGTCGCGCGCTGGCGTCGCGCGGGCACTTCCCCGCCATCGACGTGCTCGCCTCGGTCTCGCGCGTGCAAGATGCCGTGGTACCCAAGCCCCGCGCGGCGCTGGCGGGGCTGCTACGCCGCGTGCTGGCCGACCTCGCCGAGGCCGACGAGCTGATGACGCTCGGTGCGTACGTGGCGGGGGCCAACCCCGCGCTCGACCGCGCGCTGGCCCGCAAGCAGGCGCTGCTGGGGTTCCTGCGCCAGGAATCCGGCGCACCGACCCCCTTCGACGACACCACCACGCGGCTGCAGCAGCTGCTCGAGGGGCTCACGTGA
- the fliG gene encoding flagellar motor switch protein FliG produces the protein MVERALTGTEKSVVLLLSLGEDQAAAVLHYLDESNVRQLSECIESMQPVSRSQADMVFASFDAEHRGNAIALSAGARRMRRIASRVLGQEKADDLLAKEIEAPAPLRLLNRIDPETLASLLAKEHTQSLAALLAHVDVDKAAAVLGHLPADTQVDVVRRMASLESIPHTTIQEAERALRDELALVSEAKVATVDGMKRAADLVSRLKGQIGEKLIASIDDTDEELAGAIKRAMFTFEDLLKVESRDMQNVLKEVSTEQLRAALKTASPELRSHILGAMSRRAAEMLMDDLDSMGPVKLSVVEEAQGAVVEIALGLQRDGKITIAGAGGEEMV, from the coding sequence GTGGTCGAACGAGCCCTGACCGGAACCGAGAAGAGCGTGGTGCTGCTGCTGAGCCTCGGCGAGGACCAAGCCGCGGCGGTGCTGCACTACCTCGACGAGTCGAACGTGCGGCAGCTCTCCGAGTGCATCGAGTCGATGCAGCCGGTCTCGCGCAGCCAGGCCGACATGGTCTTCGCCTCCTTCGACGCCGAGCACCGCGGCAACGCCATCGCGCTGTCGGCCGGTGCCCGCCGCATGCGTCGCATCGCCAGCCGCGTGCTCGGCCAGGAGAAGGCCGACGATCTGCTCGCCAAGGAGATCGAGGCGCCGGCGCCCCTGCGCCTGCTCAACCGCATCGATCCCGAGACGCTCGCGAGCCTGCTCGCGAAGGAGCACACGCAATCGCTCGCGGCGCTGCTGGCCCACGTCGACGTCGACAAGGCCGCCGCGGTGCTGGGACACCTGCCCGCGGACACCCAGGTCGACGTCGTGCGCCGCATGGCCAGCCTCGAGTCGATCCCCCACACCACCATCCAGGAGGCCGAGCGAGCGCTCCGCGACGAGCTCGCGCTCGTGAGCGAGGCCAAGGTCGCGACCGTCGACGGCATGAAGCGCGCGGCCGACCTGGTCTCGCGGCTCAAGGGCCAGATCGGCGAGAAGCTCATCGCCTCGATCGACGACACCGATGAGGAGCTCGCGGGTGCCATCAAGCGCGCGATGTTCACCTTCGAGGACCTGCTCAAGGTCGAGAGCCGCGACATGCAGAACGTGCTGAAGGAGGTCTCGACCGAGCAGCTGCGCGCGGCGCTCAAGACCGCCTCGCCGGAGCTGCGCTCGCACATCCTCGGCGCCATGAGTCGCCGCGCCGCCGAGATGCTGATGGACGATCTCGACAGCATGGGCCCGGTCAAGCTGTCGGTGGTCGAGGAGGCCCAGGGCGCGGTCGTCGAGATCGCGCTCGGTCTGCAGCGCGACGGCAAGATCACCATCGCCGGCGCCGGCGGTGAGGAGATGGTCTGA
- the fliF gene encoding flagellar M-ring protein FliF, giving the protein MEPLTKALSQIRELWGKLGGRARAGLMAVVVLGLVAAGIVAITGGAPKRVLFSGLDPKDAAAVVAALDAAKVPYSLDAGGTMIEVASTDVDRARLMLAEQDLPKSGNIGFEFFANQSFGVTEFAQKVNYRRALQGELERTIAALDPIASVRVHITQPDRVVFEQERAPATASVTVELRAGRELGDRQVGAIRHLVAAAVEGLEASDVTVVTTDGALLSKAGADAASEAALDHEIDLERDLERRIMRLLERTVGAGGVEVTVAAELDFSHTDTTEETFDPEQPALRTESVQESVDRSAGAQAAGVAGAQANAVGGPGPATSSDAEATTHSSRARNFELNRTVVHTVGAHSTLKRLTVAVLVDGVYTTPEDGSEPVYTARTDAELAELQAVVENAMGFNAARGDRVKLASVQFRDRAATGGTAAPEPITPVTWAAIGGGALALVAAAVLFLRRRKTPRVVPNEVLQLPARVSEAEAALVRAEAGGAALPPGAAQAALPEGTSDGPRERALELAAGDPERTADIIRAWLRADQPA; this is encoded by the coding sequence ATGGAGCCGCTGACCAAGGCACTGAGCCAGATCCGCGAGCTGTGGGGCAAGCTCGGCGGCCGCGCGCGTGCGGGCCTGATGGCAGTCGTCGTGCTCGGGCTGGTGGCCGCGGGGATCGTCGCGATCACCGGCGGCGCGCCCAAGCGCGTGTTGTTCTCCGGGCTCGATCCCAAGGACGCCGCCGCGGTCGTGGCCGCGCTCGACGCCGCGAAGGTGCCCTACTCGCTCGACGCCGGCGGCACGATGATCGAGGTCGCCAGCACCGACGTCGACCGTGCGCGCCTCATGCTGGCCGAGCAGGACCTGCCCAAGTCCGGCAACATCGGCTTCGAGTTCTTCGCCAACCAGAGCTTCGGCGTCACCGAGTTCGCCCAGAAGGTCAACTACCGCCGCGCGCTGCAGGGCGAGCTCGAGCGCACCATTGCGGCGCTCGACCCCATCGCCAGCGTCCGGGTGCACATCACCCAGCCCGACCGCGTGGTCTTCGAGCAGGAGCGCGCCCCCGCGACCGCGTCGGTGACGGTCGAGCTGCGCGCCGGCCGTGAGCTCGGCGACCGGCAGGTCGGCGCGATCCGACACCTGGTCGCGGCCGCGGTCGAAGGCCTCGAGGCCAGCGACGTCACGGTGGTCACCACCGATGGTGCGCTGCTCAGCAAGGCCGGCGCCGACGCGGCCAGCGAGGCCGCGCTCGACCACGAGATCGATCTCGAGCGCGACCTCGAGCGACGCATCATGCGACTGCTCGAGCGCACCGTGGGCGCCGGCGGGGTCGAGGTGACGGTCGCGGCCGAACTCGACTTCTCACACACCGACACCACCGAAGAGACCTTCGATCCCGAGCAGCCGGCGCTGCGCACCGAGTCCGTGCAGGAGTCGGTCGATCGCAGCGCGGGCGCCCAGGCGGCTGGCGTCGCCGGTGCGCAGGCCAACGCCGTCGGCGGCCCCGGCCCCGCGACGTCGAGCGACGCCGAGGCCACGACCCACAGCTCGCGGGCCCGCAACTTCGAGCTCAACCGCACCGTCGTGCACACCGTCGGCGCCCACTCGACGCTCAAGCGCCTCACCGTCGCGGTGCTGGTCGACGGCGTGTACACCACGCCCGAGGACGGCAGCGAGCCGGTGTACACGGCGCGCACCGACGCGGAGCTCGCCGAGCTGCAGGCAGTGGTCGAGAACGCGATGGGCTTCAACGCCGCGCGCGGCGATCGGGTCAAGCTCGCCAGCGTGCAGTTCCGCGACCGCGCCGCGACCGGCGGCACCGCGGCCCCGGAGCCGATCACGCCGGTGACGTGGGCCGCGATCGGCGGCGGCGCGCTGGCGCTGGTGGCTGCGGCGGTGCTGTTCCTGCGCCGACGCAAGACCCCGCGCGTGGTGCCCAACGAGGTGCTGCAGCTGCCCGCGCGCGTGAGCGAGGCCGAGGCCGCGCTGGTGCGCGCCGAGGCCGGCGGCGCGGCGCTGCCACCGGGTGCAGCCCAGGCCGCACTCCCCGAGGGCACCAGCGACGGCCCCCGCGAGCGCGCGCTCGAGCTCGCCGCCGGCGATCCCGAGCGCACCGCCGACATCATCCGCGCCTGGCTGCGCGCCGATCAACCCGCCTGA
- the fliE gene encoding flagellar hook-basal body complex protein FliE, with the protein MKIAGLGSDLGVLPPEREAQGGDGIDFATRLRAAIADVEQSASDADRTADGLVTGEVDIHEAMVSMEKADLVLKVAVSVRNKVLDAYQQIMQSTGG; encoded by the coding sequence ATGAAGATCGCCGGACTCGGATCCGATCTCGGCGTCCTGCCACCCGAGCGCGAGGCCCAGGGCGGCGACGGCATCGACTTCGCCACCCGCCTGCGCGCGGCGATCGCCGATGTCGAGCAATCGGCCAGCGATGCCGATCGCACCGCCGACGGCCTGGTCACCGGCGAGGTCGACATCCATGAAGCGATGGTGTCGATGGAGAAGGCCGACCTGGTGCTCAAGGTCGCGGTGTCGGTGCGCAACAAGGTGCTCGACGCCTATCAACAGATCATGCAGTCGACCGGGGGCTAA
- the flgC gene encoding flagellar basal body rod protein FlgC, whose amino-acid sequence MTLFKTMDLTAAGMSAQRTRMNVAAMNLANKSTTRSEDGTPYRRRDVVLEATTRNDFGDAFASAMGEEDAMGVRVRDIVESNDEPMLVYDPGHPDADAAGYVAMPNVNPISEMVNLMGAARAYEAGTTVLQTVRSMADQALRIGR is encoded by the coding sequence ATGACGCTGTTCAAGACCATGGACCTCACCGCTGCCGGCATGTCCGCGCAGCGCACCCGCATGAACGTCGCGGCGATGAACCTCGCCAACAAGTCGACCACCCGCAGCGAGGACGGCACACCGTACCGGCGCCGCGACGTGGTGCTCGAGGCGACCACCCGCAACGACTTCGGCGACGCCTTCGCCAGCGCGATGGGCGAAGAGGACGCGATGGGCGTGCGCGTGCGCGACATCGTCGAGAGCAACGACGAGCCGATGCTGGTCTACGACCCCGGCCATCCCGACGCCGACGCTGCCGGCTACGTCGCGATGCCAAACGTCAATCCCATCTCCGAGATGGTCAACCTCATGGGCGCCGCGCGAGCCTACGAGGCCGGCACCACGGTGCTGCAGACCGTACGCTCGATGGCCGACCAGGCGCTGAGGATCGGCCGATGA